The following nucleotide sequence is from Candidatus Bipolaricaulis sibiricus.
TCCACGATCTTGGTGCGGATCCCGGGGAACGGCCGTCCCGCCACGGTGGGGATGAACGGCCCGATTCCCGGCATCGCCTGAACGCAGGTCGCCCCGGTTTCGGTCTGCCACCACGTGTCGATGATCGGGCACCGCTTGCCCCCAATGTGCTCGAAGTACCACAGCCACGCCTCTTCGTTGATCGGCTCGCCCACCGTGCCCAGGATGCGCAGGCTCGACATGTCGTGCTTCGCGGGCCACTCCTCGCCCCACTTCACGTGCATCCGGATCGCGGTCGGTGCAGTGTAGTACACGGTCACCCGGTGCTTGGCGATGATCTGCCACATCCGGCCGTGATCCGGTGCATCAGGCGTCCCCTCGTAGACCACGGTCGCGACCCCGTTCATGAGCGGGCCGTAGTTGATGTAGGAGTGCCCGGTGATCCACCCCACGTCGGCCGTGCAGAAGTGGATGTCGTCCTCGTGCAGGTTGAAGTCCCACTTGCACGTCGCGTACACCTGGACCGCGTACCCGCCCGTCGTGTGCATGACGCCCTTGGGCTTCCCGGTCGTACCCGACGTGTAGAGGATGAACGACAGGTCCTCGGCGTCCATCGGCTCGGGCGCGCAGGTGGTGGGCTGCCCCTTCACAACGTCGTGGTACCACACGTCGCGGCCCTTTTGCATCGGGACCTCGTTCCCCATCCGGCGAACGACGACGACCTTCCCCACCGACGTGCCGGCGAGGGCTTGGTCAGCCTGACCCTTGAGCGGGATCTGCTTGCCCCGCCGGTAGTACCCGTCGGCGGTGATGAGGAGCTTGGCCCCGCAGTCCACAAGCCGGTCGCGCAGGGCCTCGGGCGAGAACGCAGAGAACACCACGGTGTGGACCGCGCCGATCCGCACCACGGCCTGCATCGCAATCACGGCCTCTGGGACCATCGGCAGATAGATCCCCACCCGATCGCCCTTCTTGATCCCCATCGCCTTGAGGGCGTTCGCGAACCGCGACACCTCGGCGAGGAGCTCCTTGTAGGTGAAGATGCGGTTCGGCTCGTCAAGGGGTTCTGGCTCCCAGATCAGGGCGGTCTTGTCCCCCTTGCCCGCCTCGACGTGCCGGTCGAGGGAGTTGTAGGACAGGTTGAGCTTCCCGCCCACAAACCAGCGGTAGGCGTAGGGCTCGTCCTCGTAGACCTGGGTCCACTTCTTGGACCACGTAAGCTCTTCGGCCCGCTGAGCCCAGAACTTCAGGGGATCCGCCGCGGCCTGCTCGTACACCTTCGGATCGGAGACCCAAGCGTGCTTCTTCAGCTCTTCGCTCGGCCAGTACCAGTTGTCTCGCTTCGGATCGGGAACGACCCATTGCATGCCATCCATCGCCGTTTTCTTCTTCACTGTGATGTGCCTCCTTCGTCGGGCCGAACACGACCCACACGATGATACCCAAGCCCCAACCTCGTTCACAGCTCGGGAGAGCCCCGCTCGACCAGATACCCACTACCGCCCTCCCGACCCGCCGACCACCCCGCTTTGCAGGTACAGGTGTCTTGGCGTACAAGTACGGCGATGCGCCGATTCCTGCGATGGATGAGAACAACCTTCATCTCGGGTCTCCTCGCGCTTCTGCCGATCGGCCTGACCCTGTACCTGCTGTGGCTGCTGTACCGACTCGCGTACTCCCTCCTCGGCCCCCAGACCGCGTTCGCCGGACTCATGCGCTCTCTCATCGGGCGGTACGTGCCTGGAACCGAGGTGGCGATCACGCTCACCGTGGTGCTCCTGGTGGGAGCCGTCGCCCGCCACTGGGTGGGCCGGATCCTTCTCCGTGGCGTGGAACGCGTGTTGCTCGCTGTTCCAGGAGTCCGCAACTTGTACTGGGGGACGCGCCAGCTCGCCCACGTGGTCCTCCACCGCGAGCAGCCGTTCACCAAAGGACGCCGGGTGGTGCTCGTCGAGTTTCCCCAACCCGGATCGTACGCCCTCGGCATCCTCACCAACGAAGAAGTGTCGGGAGTGAGCGCGGCGTGCTCGCCGGACATGGTCTCGGTGTACATCCCGACGGCACCCAATCCCCTGTCGGGGTACGTGCTGTTTCTCCCTCGCTCGAAGACCTTCCCCGTGGCATTGACAGCAGAGGAGTGCCTGAGCCTCATCCTGTCGGGCGGGCTCGTTGTCCGCCAGCCCGGCCTGGGGCGCCGCCCACCTGCCGACGACCCCACCCAACCTGCACCCGGGTAGACCTCCCCCACGGGCTGGATCCGACCCGAGAGTCGCGGTACAACTGGCCGTGATGCCAGAGGCCAACGTGCAGGCGTCCCGAACGGCGGAGATCTGCGCGCGTTGCCCTCACGCCTGCTCGGACATCTTCGCTGGCTTGTCCGAGGCAGCGCGTCAGGAGCTCATCTCCCTGGTACGGCCCATGGAGTTCGAGTCCGGGGGAATGGTGTTCCGCGAGGGAATGCCCGCGTTCGGAATGTACATCCTGTGCCGCGGCAAGGTCAAGCTGGCCAAGCGGACTCGGGCAGGTCACTCCCAGATCCTGAAGCTTCTCGGGCCGGGGGAGATCCTCGGCGAGAAGACGATGTTCGACCAGGAGACCTACACCTGCTACGCCAAGACCCTCGAACCGTCGCTCCTCGGGTTCATCCCCCGCGAGGGTTTCCTGCAATTCCTGCGCCGCCACCCGACCGTGGCGCTTCAGCTCATCGCGCGCCTGTCGCGGGAGAGCAAGGTGTTCGGCGATCGACTGGTGGAGATCACCTCCCGCTCGGCCCGAGAGCGCGTTGCCCGGGCGTTGGTCGAGCTGGCCCAGGCGTTCGGAGAGACCACCGACGCCGGGTGGGACATCGGAGTCGAGCTGCCCCGCGGGGAGCTGGCCGAGATGGCCGGCGTTTCCACCGAGACCGCGATTCGGGTCCTCTCCGAGTTCAAGGACCGAGGCCTGGTCGCGCTCCCAGGGCGGCGCGTCGTGATCTTGAAGCCGGACGAGATGCGGGCTCTGGCCCATCCGTTCCGCACCTTCGTCCGCGAGAACCCGCCATAGACCCGTCCGTGCGAGACCTCCGTGGCCCAACAGGGGGGGCGGCGATGCGGCGGGTGATCCTCGGGATCGGGAACCCCCTCCGCCGCGACGACGGGGTCGGGGTGTGGGTGGCCGAGGGGATGCGGGGCACGGACTGGGAGGTTGTCGCCGGGGGCCAGAGCGCGGAGAACGCGCTCGGCATCGTGCGCCGGCTCGCTCCCGACCTCCTGGTGGTCGTGGACGCTGCGGAGATGGGCCTCCCCTCCGGGAGCGTCCGCCGCCTGCCCGTGGACCAGTCTGCACGTATGGTGGGCTCGACCCACGCCCTGCCCCTCCCGTTCCTCCTCTCCATGGTGCGCGACCGGGTGGGGGAGATCATTCTCATCGGGATCCAACCCGGCGACCGCTCCGTCGGGGAGGGCCTTACCCTCGCCGTTGAGGCCGGAGCCCGAGAGCTCCTGACCTTTCTTGCCTCACCGGGCCCGCACGCTATCCCCTTCCTGTAGACCTCCGGCCGGGGGAGCCTGGCGAGGATCGGCCAGCCACACGCTGGTCCTCCCGTCCCATTGCTGGTGCCGAGCGGCGTGTTGTCCGTGTTGGGTCTCCGCACTGTGGGCATCCTGCACGCTGCTGCACTTCGCGGTGAACCTGTGGAGCACAGCGCTGATCTTCTGCCGCAGGCTCGCCGCGGTCTCCTCGGCGGCGGCCCCGGTCGCCCCCGGGTTGCACGCGAGCTGCTCGAGGGCAGCGTCCAAGAGGCGGCAGTGGATCTCGTTGATGGCAGAGTGCCCCTGCTCGGGGTCGCCCCGCCCTCGGGCGGACGAAGATGAACTCCAGCGTCACGTCCCCGAGGAGGAGGCTCGTGAAGCCACACCGGGAGAACCTGCGGACCGCCCTCTTCCCGTAGCCCGGCGCGGCGACAGAGAATCCGGTAATCGCGTCGAAGAGCCAAGCCCATGCGAGCGAGAACCGGGGTGGGGGTGGACGGTTGAACTGAGTGGGGCGTCCCCGCGGGATCGAGCAGCCGTGCCGAAGCAGCCGCCCCACGGTCGGAAGGACCACCGACAGCCGACCCTTGGCATCCGCGATCCCGGGGAGGGACTGAACGACCACGACCTCCCGAGAGGCAGCCCCCCCGCACCTCCGCCAGGCCGCAGACGGCCGTTCCGTCATCGATGACCGCGACGTCCGATCGGCCTGGCGTCGAGACCACCACGCTCACTCACAGCTCCCGTTCCATGACCGCGGGGAAGAACATCTCGTCCTCTTGCCCTATCGGAACCGGCACCACGGGTGAGCGCGGCGTGCACCCGTTGCACCACACACCCGTCAGCACGGCTGTGAACGGAACGTCTGCCACCGGATGCCACGGGGACACCGTCACGTCCCACCTCGGTCTGCACTGGGCGCTGCTCAAGACGCTCCCCAGAGCCACGGCCGCGACAACCACGCCCAGATCCATTCTGAGAGGCGCCCCGATCCCGCCACGGCCCTCCCGACGCCCCCACCGCACCCGTCTCGCCGCGTTGTCCCTCTCCTTCGCCTTCGTCCTCTTACCGTCCCGGAGGGCCGCTCTGGACACGGTCTTCCCGTAGGCGAGTAGCCGCCGGGCTGTCCACCCGACCTGGGGGGGCGCAGGCCGCCCCGCGCGCTGCGGGCCGAGCTGGACGACCCCAGCTCGATCCAGCCGGTGCCCGTCGGGCCTCGCGCCCGGCGTCCCGCCCCCTTGGCTCGCCGTCTCGTCGGCACGCCTGCTCGATCACAAGACCTGACCCCAGTGCTCTCGCATCACCCTCGTCGCTTGCAGGAGCAGGCGTCCCAAAGCAGAGAATCCCCGCCTGCGCCAATGAACCTCACCCATCCTCCCGACGCCCCGAACTCCACCCGGATCGACACTCCGACCCCATAGAGCACAGACGGCCGCGCAGGGATGTCGAAACCTATCACCACGGGTCCTTCCGCAATCGCGAGGCCTTCGCACCGGGCATGGCACGCGTCACCATCCCAGACGTGCACCCTTGTTACTTTCCGCTCGTGTGGACCCGGAGGAGCACGCGAAGGAGCCGATAGCGGAAGCTGATCTCACCCCCTGCGGCGCTACTGTAGCAGGTTCCGATGACCGGAGTGGGAATGGCGAAGTGGAACCATCCGCCCGAGTTCGGCTTCCCACGACATGTGTGGCGTAGCCCAGGCGCGTGACGCTAACTGCCGCCTCCGGGTTCTCAAGCTGGACTCCCGATCCGTGGGTCCAGAAGGCGTGGAAGCAGGTGGCGGACTGCGCGCCTTCTCTATCGAGCACGTCAAGGATCACCGTGAGCGTGATCGCACCCGACACGCCGGCCGCCGTAGCCTGGAACGTGAGCTCGAACCTTCGCCCCGCGGTCTCCACAGGTACGGTGAACCTGTACTGAGCACTGACCGAGCCCGACCCAGACACCGGGGCGACCGACGACCACCCCGTCGGAAGCGCCGCGGCCGAGATGGTCACCGTCCCAGTCGGCGTACGCTGCGCCGAGAGGTTGACGGTACCCGTGGTTCCCTCTGACACCGAGCACTGAACGACGTTCGACGCCACCTGGCTGCACGTCCCGCCAGAGACCGTTAGGTTCCCGCAGAACCCGAGCGTGACAGTCACTCCACCTGATGTGTACGGCAGTTCGGTGTACTGCGACCACCCTGGCAAGGCCCACAGGACGACCAGCCCGATGGTCAACCACGCATTCCGCATTATCCTTCCCCCCCATCCGCAGACCCCGGGGATCATCCCATCCCGGGGGGTCCGCCTTCATCCTGCGGCGGGCCTTCCTCACCGGTCTCCACCGGTTTCCACTCGCCGAGGCTCCGCCACCTGCCCGGCTGGTTAGGGTCAGGCTGCCACCAGTGGTACATGTAGTCCTTCCCGCCCGCGCCCTTGACGATGAAGTGGTCGCAGTGCTGGGCCGACGCCGGCAGGCTCGAGGCCCTCTGGAACACGATCTTCTCCTTCTCCGCCCACACCTTCCCGTCGCTTTGGTGGTAGGTTTGGGTAACCTGGCCTTTCTCGACCTTCTCCACCACGATCCAGGTGCCGGCCGGCGGCACTTGACGAGGGAGCTCGAAGACTTTGGTCGCCAGCCGAAGCCCGGCGGTCGGCTCGAACTCGTACCGGAGCTCTGCAGTACAGGTGCCGGTCACGAAGTGCACGTATTCTCCGGTTTCCCCGAACAGCTTGATCCCCTGGGTGATGTCCTCGCACTTGATGCTCACCTTGGGGGTGACGACGACCGTTCCCAGGTCGATCGCGGCGCCGGACGCCGTCCAGTCAACCGTATACCGTGGGACTCTCTCCCAATCGAAGCCATCGGCGCTCACCCATAGCGCCCCGACGTTCCCGATCCCCAGGATCTGCAGGACTTCTGGCCGGCTCTCGAACATGAGCTTCAGGGGCACGGCGGCGAGCACCCCCATGGCATCGGTCAGCGAGCCCGGGACCTTGGAGATGTTCGCGAAGTTCACCGTGCACCTGAACTTCGCGTCCTCATCCGTGGTCCCGGCGAAGAACTTCCCCGCCTCGTCCGTTACCGCTAGGGTGAACCTGGCGGGCGCG
It contains:
- a CDS encoding Acetyl-CoA synthetase yields the protein MKKKTAMDGMQWVVPDPKRDNWYWPSEELKKHAWVSDPKVYEQAAADPLKFWAQRAEELTWSKKWTQVYEDEPYAYRWFVGGKLNLSYNSLDRHVEAGKGDKTALIWEPEPLDEPNRIFTYKELLAEVSRFANALKAMGIKKGDRVGIYLPMVPEAVIAMQAVVRIGAVHTVVFSAFSPEALRDRLVDCGAKLLITADGYYRRGKQIPLKGQADQALAGTSVGKVVVVRRMGNEVPMQKGRDVWYHDVVKGQPTTCAPEPMDAEDLSFILYTSGTTGKPKGVMHTTGGYAVQVYATCKWDFNLHEDDIHFCTADVGWITGHSYINYGPLMNGVATVVYEGTPDAPDHGRMWQIIAKHRVTVYYTAPTAIRMHVKWGEEWPAKHDMSSLRILGTVGEPINEEAWLWYFEHIGGKRCPIIDTWWQTETGATCVQAMPGIGPFIPTVAGRPFPGIRTKIVDAGGVPVKTGDGGYLVIEPPFPPALLRGLYGDVDKFRATYFGDLGPKLYFTKDGARTDEMGNIRITGRVDDVMNVAGHRLATAEVEDALAQHPLVTEVAVVSKPDDLKGEVPVAFVLLKKGVQPSEELKKDLVKTVDQHIGPTARPAAIYFSEDVPKTRSGKIMRRILKALVRNEPVGDLTTLRNPESVADLQKVVGYKG
- a CDS encoding Transcriptional regulator, Crp/Fnr family, with the translated sequence MPEANVQASRTAEICARCPHACSDIFAGLSEAARQELISLVRPMEFESGGMVFREGMPAFGMYILCRGKVKLAKRTRAGHSQILKLLGPGEILGEKTMFDQETYTCYAKTLEPSLLGFIPREGFLQFLRRHPTVALQLIARLSRESKVFGDRLVEITSRSARERVARALVELAQAFGETTDAGWDIGVELPRGELAEMAGVSTETAIRVLSEFKDRGLVALPGRRVVILKPDEMRALAHPFRTFVRENPP
- a CDS encoding hydrogenase maturation protease; amino-acid sequence: MRRVILGIGNPLRRDDGVGVWVAEGMRGTDWEVVAGGQSAENALGIVRRLAPDLLVVVDAAEMGLPSGSVRRLPVDQSARMVGSTHALPLPFLLSMVRDRVGEIILIGIQPGDRSVGEGLTLAVEAGARELLTFLASPGPHAIPFL